The Brassica oleracea var. oleracea cultivar TO1000 chromosome C6, BOL, whole genome shotgun sequence genomic interval CGGGTATTGACACATTGGGTGGAGCATGATATCCCCATCAACCACTGCATTTTCCAGTAACGCAAATAAGACTTCCATAGACATAATAAACATGTAAGGAGATATAGAGTCTCCTTGACGAGCCCTTTTCCGGAAAGAACTCAGCCAACTCTCAATTTATAGCTACAGAAAACCTCGGTGTAGTGATGCATTCCTTAATCCATGTCACAAACAGAGGAGGAAACCCTTGAGCTTGAAGCAACTTGAGTATGAAATCACGGGAGACAGTGTCAAAAGCCTTTCGAATATCGACTTTTAATATGGAGCTTTGATATACCATGGATTTTACTAGTCTTTAGCCATGGTATATAAGTGTTTTAGAATCCATATATTATGTTTTAGAGTCTTTTTAGAGTATTTAAGGTTTAAGTATGTTTTGGAACAGTGTGGTGATTATGAAGCATTTTGGAGATAAAGACAGAAAAAACTCGTAGATGTTCATTGGACCAGGAAGAGTCAACATTCACCATCAACCGTCGATCGACAAACATCACTTGTCGTCGATCAACCGCAAGCGCGAAAGTGGGCCGCTTGTTCATGACTGTCTTGAAGCCCAAGTTCTACATATTTACAAAACTACCCCTGACCGACTTTGACATAATATTTATGTGCTTTGCTATTGTGTTGGACAACACATGCTTTCTTATTTTCGTTCATTCACAGCATAAGGTTTTTAGGGTTTTTAGTAGTTTGGAGAGAAGATCCAAGACTCCTTTAAAGCTTTGTATTGTAACACTAGTCTTTCTACCTTATTTTATTTATGCATTTTATTCAGAATTGCTTTGTTCTGCTTTTCTATGTCTGAATAATTCACTTGTTAGATTAAGGGTTTATTAGGGTTATGAATGATTAGCCAAAACTATAGAATTGCTAATTAAAGTTATAATTAAAAAAACTTCAAAGAATTGTTATTAATGCATGTGTTTTATAGTAGCTAACTAGACCTTGATATTAGGATTGTGAACAATTAATACTGTAGGTTAAGCTATGATTGCTGGAAACAAACGACAGCTGATTTAGTTAATACTAGTGAATAAATCGATCAGCTCGCTAAAGCTTGTCTAATATAGCATCGATCGATGCTAACTCAATAACATGATCAACGCTCGATCTGTATCAACAAACAAACGACAACTGAGATATTGGACTTAGCCAACAGGTTTGATACGCAGCAAGGTTGGACATCTTATGCATTAGACATCGAGTTCCAGGATTGTCATCTCAATATCTTAAGCATTATATATCTCTATAATCCTGATTATCTGAACCCAAGATCTAGCTATTTTTTCTTATTGTTTACAAACCAACCAACCAATCAATCTGTTAGTTCTGAGTTATTTACTGCTTACCATAGTGACAAGCTGTACGAAGAACTAAGACGATCTATAACGCTGCTGGTGGCATTGAGCAACCTTGTCCGAAATTCCAACAAGCTTTGTGAAGATATAGTCTCCAAAGGAGCTTTACAGGTATCTATCTACATTCGTCAAGAGTAAATGCTTTTGTGTCCATTTAAAAGTTATTTCGTAGCGTTATAGCCTTAAGTCAAACCATAGCGAAGATTTGTAAAACGGGGTTGCTAGATTTCTCAGGTCAAAAACAAGAAGCCTGGTGTTTTGTTGTCAGGATTTTGTGTTCTTATAGCTCTAGGCATGAATCTGGTTTCTCATTTGGCGTATTTTGTGATGCAGACATTACTAAAGTTGGTCTCGGATTGCTCGGCTGTGGCCTTAAACCCGAGCAAGAAAGAGACAGCAAGTGAGTCACCGCTCAAGATCGCACTCTTCTCGTTGGCTAAAATGTGTTCGAACCACCAGATATGCAGACAGTTCGTGAAGTCATCCGAGTTGTTCCCGGTCATCGCGAGGCTTAAACATTCCCCATAGACTAACATTGCTCACTATGCTTCAGTTATTGTCGCCAAAGTCAGTGGTGATTCTTAAGAACAAATGAGACCTCCCCTGTAAATTTATTATGTTACGACAACACTATCTCGTCACTTGGTAATATGTGCTATTACGTTTGAAATCTTTATAAATATGCGCAAACAAGATAGCATCAGCCGTCAAGTACACAAGAATAGTAAAGAAGAGTACACCAAACAAGTTAAAGAAACATTTTAACAAACACACAAGCAAGAGATTGTGTAACAAACTTTGCTATTAATCTCCCTCGGCATAGGCTGTTTCGAGATGAGCTTGCTCAGCTTCTCTGACTTCGTTCTCAGTCTTACGTCCCTTCTTCGACTTGTAGTAAATGCTCATGAATGTGCCTATAGCCTTGTACTTCCTGCGGCAATGCTCGTACAAGTCAGCGTCAAACATTCTCCAGAAGCTTCTCTCGTCGAGCTCAGATACTGCATACTGAGGCTGGTAGCTATGGTTTTCTATCAGCCACTGCTCCATCTTGCGCACTGCTTCTACTCCATCAAACACTTCGCCTCTCAGGACAGGACCTGGAGCATAGTAGACTCCAACGTCAGTGTACATCTGTGCATCTTTTGTGTCTCCTTGTCTCATCTCATACTCAAATCCTGGTTCAGGGCTAATCATGCTTTTAACTGATTGTTTGAAGAGTTTGTGAGGGCACAGCCAAAGTGGATATACCTAAACAGTATATATTTAAAAAATTAGGAAAAATATTAGAGAAAATGACTAGGATAGCACTAAAAAAGTTTTTGTCACAAATATAGCATTTAAGAATAAAAATGACCAAAAAACACTTAATGTTTTATCAAAAGAGATAAATATACACTTATTCCCCAATGGTAAATTAATTTTGACATTAGGGTTTAGAGTTAAGGGGTGGGGTTTAGAGTTTAGGATTTAGGATTTAGGGTTTAGGGTTTAGGGTTTAGGGTTTAGAATTTAGGGTTTATGGTTTAGAGTTTAGGGGGGGGGTTTAGGGTTTAGGGTTTAGAGTTAAGGGTTTAAGATTTAGGATTTAGGGTTTAGAGTTTAGAGTTTAGGGTTTAGGGTTTAGAGTTGGGTTTTGGGATAAGATTTCAAATTTTGAAAAATAAAAAAAATTTAAATTTTTCAAAAGATAAAATGCTATTTTGTTTATTTTAGTTTTTGAGGGCTATTTTTGAGATTTGTCCAAAATATTACCCAAAAAAAATAATTAGAAATAAGTTCTTAACATTTCATAAACATATTTTATGAATTTTAATAAATAATTTCTTTCAAAATTTAGAAGTCATCCGTTCTATATACATATATAATAACTCTTTAAAATTTGGAGGTCATGGCAAATGTTTCATCGGGTCTTACCTCCATTTCACGGTCGACCCATTCGAGAGCATCACCCACTTTGTAGAGAGGAACAAGCATGTCTTGGATAACATGCATTTCATGGTAGTAGTTTCTGATGGCTTCCCCTTGAGTGGCCTTAAGAAGAGAGACCTTTGGAGGCATCAACCATCCAAACAAGAACCTAAACCAGAACTGGTCACCAAAAGGAAGGATAAGCTTACCTTCCCAGTACAAGGAACTAGTATGCCTATGGTAATATTCTCGAGTTGGAATGTACTCAACAAACTCTCCTTTCTTCAATGCCGTTTGTGCATATTGGTAGAACCATGGCTTGAACCACCATCCAACGTTATTGATCTTGTTCCCTTTCTTCTTGGCCTCTTCTCTTGATGCATATTTACCTGTCATCATTACACCTTCACTTGGACTATAAACCATGCCTTCAACAAAATCAGGGATCTTAGCTGGATCACCATCTCTAGGTGCAAAAGAATCCATATAGCCCTGAGCTATGGTTTGTAGATCACCCTTGACCGGAATGTAAGTAAGTTTCATGTATTCCTTGATGTGTATAAGCCTGATCTCGGCAGCAACAAGAAGCCCAAGTGTCCCTTGTGACCATGGGATAGCATAGAAGAGGTCAGAGTACTCATTGTCCCTAGTGGCCCGGACAAGTTCCCCACCGGCTAGAACAATCTCGTAAGCCTCAACAGTGTCTGTAAACAAACCATGCACGTGAGAGCTTCCTTCAATACCGTAGCCGTTGATGAGTCCACCAACGGTGAGATCATCTAGCTCAGCAACAACAGCAAGGGATAGGTTCATTGGTACCGTAACACGGCTAATCTGTCCCATGTTCACAAGAGGCTCCACTCTAGCAATCATTCTGTCTATGTCAATCTTTAAGATGTTACGGAAAGCAGACAAGTCGACCTCGAAATGTCGGGCTCGCTTGTAGTCCACGTTTCTCATTCCTACAGCGATCCACGGTTTACGTGCGGTGCAAACAAGGCCGTCCTTTGCTGCATCCCTTCCCTTGAGTCGTTTGATGACTTTGTTAACGTTTTGGTCGTGTTCTTTTTGACGTTTCTCGTAGGACTTTGTTTCAGACCAGACATCGCCAAGATAGGTGAGGAAGTACAATGTGGCAGATATGGGAAGGACGATGAAGATGACGACGATCCATCGGAACTGGATAAAGTAATCAACCCATATCTTCTTTCTCTTGGGACGTACTAATGGTGCCTCAAGATCCGACATTTTTTTTTTTTAAAACTCTAAGATATGCCTATCTCACTGCATCAAACGACCAACCAGTTGTAAGTAAACAGGACATGAGTCGTCAATAAATCTCCTCAGGCTTATATAATCAGACAAATCAAAAGAACAAAGAAACACCATCAGCTAAAGTCTACTTTCTACATGTTGTAGGTTTAGTTTGGATGCAAGATCCATCAAGACTTAAAAAATAATAATATCCATCAAGAATAAGAAATCTATCAGAAACAAGATCTTGATTTGGAAGGAATATTAACAAAGACAGAGACATGAAGAGATTGAGAAAGAGATTGAACTACCTGAACTCCAAAGACAATTGTGATTGTAGATCTCAACAGTGTTTGAAAATTGGATTCTCTTTATAAAAGTGGTTCCTGTATAATAATGCATTACTAATCTGTTAATTACAAAATATTCTTCTCTCTTTCTTTAAAACCAAAAAGAAACACTAACGTTTAAAATAAGTTCACATGAATTATGCATTGCACGTTATACTATATCAGCTTGACCTTTTAAAAATGTTCATTACTTCTCAACTAACATTACCCACTCTAATAAACTAACATTGGAAATAGAGATAGACAGGAACTATTACCTGTTTCGATGTTAACTCATGCAAAATACTCAATAAAATAACTCATGCATAACTCACAAAATGAAATTATTTCAGAATATAAAACAAGGGGGAAACATCATACATGGATAAGGGAAACGTACAAGTCAACGGACCTATAAGATGAACTGGCCAGACTGGCCTCCATGTGCCTCACGTGATCTCCACAGACTCCACTGCTCACATGTTTTCTTCCTTCTCCCTTTCTGAATGTTAGATTACTCTTAGCAATAATACAAATATATATAATCCATGTCACGTTACGTTAGCTTAGTCTGGGAATTGTGAAATGCTATCTAACCAAATAAAACAAGGATTATCTTACCATAAGCCAATGGTACCAAGAACCAAGATCTGCCCAATACTACCAACATATGAACCGGCAATGAGTATATTAATTCCAAGTGTTAACTTTCGCTAAGAAAATCCCAAAGAAGCTTTTCTCAGTCACAAATTTGTGTCTGATATAAGTAGATGTCTTTGCACATGCGTTGCAGAAGCTAGGTTGGTTTTTGATTGGAACAACATTGATTGATATGTATGCTTGGATGGCTTGGATCGCTTTGATTATTTTACTTGCAGCGCAAGGACATGAAGAGGAACATTTAGTCTCTTTCAGAACATGCCACATGGAAATGAGATACATATAGTGTTTTATTTGTCTTTATTTACACCAATATAAATTAGAGGAAGTAAGCCAAACGTTTATGTTGAACTAGTATAATTTTTAACACATAAATTTTCAAATTATCTCAATTTTCCATAAAATGACTTTTGTGCTTGTCTTGTTTTGTTGTTTTAAAATGAACGCTACTGAGTTTTGTTTCATATTTATTTGAGAAGGATTGACTTTCTTAAAAATAATATTCTTTTCATATCTAACTGCATAGTTTTTCATGGTATAAAGCTTTTTTTTTTTGAACACATCATGGTATAAGAGCTAATGTCTAAAAATTGTAGTTTAAAGGGATAAAGAATAAAGTTATGCTATATGTATTAATGCAGAGGAGTTCGCCCTAAAGGTTTCTCTCTCTAACGTTCTTCCCTAGGTGGCCTCTTCCATGAATTTCTTTTTCAGTTTCAGTACAGTCCTCCAGTCTCCAACACTCTGAAGCAGCTCTTCCATGGCTCCGATGGTGCTGGTTTCTCGTCCTTCGTCACTCCGGCTCTCGTCTCCTCCGTTGCAACTCCGTCCTCCTCCAGATCCGCCGCCGTGTCTGCCTTCTCCGGTGTCGTTCGAAGCTCTCTTGAGCAAGCTCTCACTCCGCACGAACCACCAGATCCGCCGCCGTGTTTGTTTTCTCCGGTGCCGTTCG includes:
- the LOC106299900 gene encoding delta(24)-sterol reductase-like; the protein is MSDLEAPLVRPKRKKIWVDYFIQFRWIVVIFIVLPISATLYFLTYLGDVWSETKSYEKRQKEHDQNVNKVIKRLKGRDAAKDGLVCTARKPWIAVGMRNVDYKRARHFEVDLSAFRNILKIDIDRMIARVEPLVNMGQISRVTVPMNLSLAVVAELDDLTVGGLINGYGIEGSSHVHGLFTDTVEAYEIVLAGGELVRATRDNEYSDLFYAIPWSQGTLGLLVAAEIRLIHIKEYMKLTYIPVKGDLQTIAQGYMDSFAPRDGDPAKIPDFVEGMVYSPSEGVMMTGKYASREEAKKKGNKINNVGWWFKPWFYQYAQTALKKGEFVEYIPTREYYHRHTSSLYWEGKLILPFGDQFWFRFLFGWLMPPKVSLLKATQGEAIRNYYHEMHVIQDMLVPLYKVGDALEWVDREMEVYPLWLCPHKLFKQSVKSMISPEPGFEYEMRQGDTKDAQMYTDVGVYYAPGPVLRGEVFDGVEAVRKMEQWLIENHSYQPQYAVSELDERSFWRMFDADLYEHCRRKYKAIGTFMSIYYKSKKGRKTENEVREAEQAHLETAYAEGD